The following are from one region of the Rhodoligotrophos defluvii genome:
- a CDS encoding MmgE/PrpD family protein → MAVSPLFNYIRETRYADLPVAVQRMAERCLLDLVGTAAAGTETPLSTIIGNHAVRGFGAGEGAPRARLLFDGRYASPMGAAMAGGMTIDSFDSHDGHVLTKGHAGCAILPGLLALADAAPAPMSGEEFLASLVLGYEMAIRAGIALHATAPDYHTSGAWNALGVAAIACRQWGLDAIRFREALGIAEYHGPRSQMMRGIDFPTMVKDGSGWGAMVGLSAASLAADGFTGAPAMVIESAEVADLWADLGTRWRILELYFKPYPTCRWAQPAVDAALALRRQHGVDPREIERIEVETFHNAVRLSKRRPLTTEEAQYSLPFPVAAAIARGELAPTDVSGAALSDPAILDLSDRISLIEAPDIEARFPAERYARVRYRMKDGRLLQSDTLPARGDAERPLSDEEIMAKFHLLADRVLGSRRAGALADAVSGLAEAGSVSGLLELLLTGIGQGAAATAAA, encoded by the coding sequence ATGGCCGTCAGCCCTCTTTTCAACTATATTCGCGAAACGCGATATGCGGATCTTCCGGTCGCAGTGCAACGAATGGCGGAGCGCTGCCTCCTGGATCTGGTCGGCACAGCTGCTGCCGGAACCGAGACGCCGCTTTCGACGATCATCGGCAATCATGCGGTGAGAGGGTTCGGGGCCGGAGAGGGCGCCCCGAGGGCCCGACTTCTGTTCGACGGCCGGTATGCCAGCCCGATGGGGGCTGCCATGGCCGGCGGCATGACCATCGACAGCTTCGATTCGCATGACGGCCATGTGCTCACCAAGGGCCATGCCGGCTGCGCTATCCTGCCGGGCCTGTTGGCGCTCGCGGATGCCGCACCGGCGCCCATGAGCGGGGAAGAATTCCTGGCAAGCCTCGTGCTTGGCTACGAAATGGCGATCCGGGCAGGCATCGCCCTTCATGCGACCGCACCCGACTATCACACCTCCGGCGCCTGGAACGCCCTTGGCGTGGCAGCGATCGCCTGCCGCCAGTGGGGGCTCGATGCAATCCGCTTCCGCGAGGCCTTGGGCATTGCAGAATATCACGGCCCCCGCAGCCAGATGATGCGCGGCATCGATTTCCCAACCATGGTGAAGGACGGCTCCGGCTGGGGCGCCATGGTCGGCCTGTCGGCCGCCTCGCTCGCCGCCGACGGCTTCACGGGTGCCCCCGCCATGGTGATCGAGAGCGCGGAGGTAGCCGATCTCTGGGCGGATCTCGGCACCCGCTGGCGGATCCTCGAGCTCTATTTCAAGCCATACCCGACCTGCCGCTGGGCCCAACCGGCGGTCGATGCCGCGCTTGCGCTTCGCCGCCAGCATGGGGTCGATCCCCGGGAGATCGAGCGTATCGAGGTCGAGACTTTCCACAATGCGGTGCGATTGAGCAAGCGCCGGCCGCTGACCACCGAAGAGGCACAATATAGCCTGCCGTTCCCCGTGGCGGCAGCAATCGCGAGGGGCGAGCTTGCGCCCACGGATGTGTCTGGCGCGGCGCTCAGCGATCCTGCGATACTCGACCTGAGCGACCGCATTTCGCTGATCGAGGCACCGGATATCGAAGCGCGCTTTCCCGCTGAGCGATATGCGCGGGTGCGCTACCGGATGAAGGATGGTCGCCTGCTGCAAAGCGATACACTGCCGGCGCGAGGGGATGCGGAGCGGCCGCTTTCGGACGAGGAGATCATGGCCAAATTCCATTTGCTCGCCGATCGGGTGCTGGGTTCGCGGCGCGCCGGTGCGCTTGCCGACGCGGTATCGGGACTTGCGGAAGCCGGGTCGGTTTCCGGGCTGCTGGAGCTGCTGCTGACCGGGATCGGTCAAGGAGCGGCTGCCACTGCCGCGGCATGA
- a CDS encoding ABC transporter permease yields the protein MPEGAPGRMAMLIWLVIGLLVAAWAWSSGMPAEILSYWDDITYLTVQHVELVAWAGGLAVLAGVPFGALLARPAFRKVSELILQVFNLGSTIPTLAILALSMTVLGIGTVPAVFGLWAATLLPIVRNTFTGLRAVPPYLLEAARGMGMTPWQVFWRVELPNALFVIFGGIRTALAICVGSAPLAFLIGAGGLGELIFTGIALDELPMMLAGAIPTALLAVATDFIVGRLQYYLVPRGINPLR from the coding sequence ATGCCCGAGGGCGCCCCCGGCCGCATGGCCATGCTGATCTGGCTGGTCATCGGGCTTCTGGTCGCTGCCTGGGCCTGGTCCAGCGGCATGCCGGCCGAGATCCTCAGCTACTGGGACGACATCACCTATCTCACCGTTCAGCATGTCGAGCTCGTCGCCTGGGCGGGCGGACTTGCGGTCCTTGCGGGCGTGCCGTTCGGGGCTTTGCTGGCGCGCCCCGCTTTCCGCAAGGTTTCCGAACTCATCCTGCAGGTGTTCAATCTCGGCTCCACCATCCCGACGCTGGCCATTCTTGCGCTGTCGATGACGGTTCTGGGCATCGGCACTGTGCCGGCCGTTTTCGGGCTCTGGGCGGCGACGCTGCTGCCGATCGTGCGGAATACCTTCACCGGTCTGCGTGCCGTTCCGCCCTATCTGCTGGAGGCGGCCCGCGGCATGGGCATGACGCCGTGGCAAGTGTTCTGGCGTGTGGAGCTGCCGAATGCCCTGTTCGTGATCTTCGGCGGCATTAGGACGGCGCTGGCGATTTGCGTCGGCTCGGCGCCGCTGGCTTTCCTGATCGGCGCCGGAGGCCTGGGTGAGCTGATCTTCACCGGCATTGCCCTCGACGAGCTGCCGATGATGCTGGCGGGTGCCATTCCAACCGCACTGCTCGCAGTTGCCACCGACTTCATTGTCGGCCGGCTGCAATACTACTTGGTGCCGCGAGGGATAAATCCGCTCCGGTGA
- a CDS encoding trimethylamine methyltransferase family protein, with protein sequence MTSARVARRQRPNRSPADAAERRAIKGPLRNAFKPIEPLSEDQLMAIHEASLKLLEETGVEFMGARARDLFRKAGAEVNDETGLVRLPRQLVLEAIRSAPQRFTLTPRNPARRVHVGGDAIAFTLVAGPPNVHDCVRGRRSGNYEDYKTLVKLAQSFDIIHLLGNQPTAPVELPANTRHLDCYLANVTYADRVYHCSAIGRDRALDGIDVMALSRGLTREQMMADPGVLTVISVNSPRRFDEAMSEGLMTMSEFGQAVVVTPFTLMGAMTPVSLAGALVQQNAEALSGIVLTQLVRPGAPVVYGAFTSNVDLRSGAPAFGTPENARATLAAGQLARLYKLPYRASNSSASNVVDAQAAYESQMSIWSAVMGHANIVYHGAGWMEGGLTASFEKIVLDVEMLQMMAETIRPIDVDDEEIAAGLAAIAATPTGGHFFGAEHTLARYRTAFYQPLLSNWQNYESWVLAGAHDATSRATKIWQQTLADYERPAMDPAIEEALAAFIARRKEALRGVDL encoded by the coding sequence ATGACAAGCGCCCGTGTTGCAAGGCGCCAACGCCCGAACCGGAGCCCGGCCGACGCGGCGGAACGGCGCGCCATCAAGGGCCCGTTGCGCAACGCCTTCAAACCCATCGAACCGCTGAGTGAAGATCAGCTCATGGCTATCCACGAGGCGTCGCTGAAACTGCTGGAAGAGACCGGCGTCGAGTTCATGGGCGCCAGGGCGCGTGACCTGTTCCGCAAGGCCGGCGCGGAAGTGAATGACGAGACGGGCCTTGTGCGCCTGCCGCGCCAACTCGTGCTGGAGGCGATCCGTTCGGCGCCGCAGCGCTTCACCCTGACACCGCGCAACCCGGCCCGGCGCGTGCATGTGGGTGGCGACGCCATCGCCTTCACCCTGGTGGCAGGGCCACCCAATGTGCATGACTGTGTTCGCGGCCGCCGCTCGGGCAACTACGAAGATTACAAGACGCTCGTCAAGCTCGCGCAGAGCTTCGATATTATTCACCTTCTCGGCAACCAGCCAACGGCGCCCGTCGAGCTGCCGGCCAACACCCGGCACCTCGATTGCTATCTGGCGAATGTCACCTACGCCGATCGCGTCTATCACTGTTCCGCGATTGGTCGCGACCGGGCCCTCGATGGTATCGACGTGATGGCGCTCTCCCGCGGCCTCACCCGCGAGCAGATGATGGCGGATCCGGGCGTGCTGACGGTCATCTCGGTAAACTCGCCCCGACGCTTCGACGAGGCCATGAGCGAGGGGCTGATGACCATGTCGGAGTTCGGGCAAGCGGTGGTGGTGACACCCTTCACGCTGATGGGCGCGATGACGCCGGTCAGTCTCGCCGGCGCCTTGGTGCAGCAGAATGCCGAGGCCTTGTCTGGCATCGTGCTGACGCAACTCGTTCGGCCGGGAGCGCCGGTCGTCTACGGTGCGTTCACGTCGAACGTCGATCTGCGCAGCGGCGCGCCTGCCTTCGGTACCCCGGAAAACGCTCGCGCGACCCTGGCGGCGGGACAGTTGGCGCGGCTCTACAAGCTGCCCTATCGGGCCAGCAATTCGAGCGCCAGCAATGTGGTGGATGCGCAGGCCGCGTATGAATCGCAGATGTCGATCTGGTCTGCGGTGATGGGGCATGCAAATATCGTCTATCACGGGGCCGGCTGGATGGAAGGCGGCCTCACCGCCTCTTTCGAGAAGATCGTGCTCGACGTCGAGATGCTGCAGATGATGGCGGAGACGATCCGGCCGATCGATGTGGATGACGAGGAGATTGCAGCGGGCCTTGCCGCGATCGCAGCGACCCCGACGGGCGGGCATTTCTTCGGCGCCGAGCACACGCTGGCACGCTACCGTACCGCCTTCTATCAGCCGCTGTTGTCCAATTGGCAGAACTACGAAAGCTGGGTATTGGCCGGCGCCCATGACGCGACCAGCCGGGCAACCAAAATCTGGCAGCAGACACTTGCCGACTACGAGCGTCCGGCGATGGACCCGGCGATCGAGGAAGCTCTCGCGGCTTTCATCGCCCGGCGCAAGGAGGCGTTGCGCGGCGTCGACCTCTGA
- a CDS encoding GlxA family transcriptional regulator: MQKNRIVSSLPSSAEREIRFAVLVFPGFPLMAFSSVIEPLRAANLLAGKPCYSWITVGPGDGKLFASNGVGIEPDHSARNAPLVDRIVVCSGGDADHVVADHATAWIRRNLRAGAHIGAVADAAFFLARHGLLDGHACTLHWTSQAAFSEAFPHLEMRRDLYVIDRRRFTSAGGVGSLDMMLDMIGKDFGAPLAAGVAEWYVHSPLRSSVDRRMMPLRLRTGIRNELVLSAVAIMEDAVEDNLTMAQLADRLKVSPDKLQRAFQQELRTAPSAYYRRLRLKRAADLLAHSTLQIGEIALCCGFWNASSFSRAFKEQFGCSPARTRGARAAE, translated from the coding sequence ATGCAGAAAAACCGGATCGTCTCTTCACTGCCGTCATCGGCGGAACGCGAGATCCGCTTCGCCGTGCTCGTCTTCCCCGGCTTTCCGCTCATGGCCTTCAGCTCGGTGATCGAGCCGCTGCGGGCTGCGAACCTGCTTGCGGGGAAACCCTGCTATTCCTGGATCACGGTCGGGCCAGGCGACGGCAAGCTCTTTGCGTCCAACGGCGTGGGCATCGAACCCGATCATTCCGCCCGCAATGCACCCTTGGTGGATCGGATCGTCGTCTGCTCGGGCGGGGATGCGGACCATGTCGTCGCCGACCATGCCACCGCCTGGATCCGGCGCAACCTACGCGCCGGCGCCCATATCGGGGCGGTGGCGGATGCAGCCTTCTTCCTAGCGCGGCACGGCCTGCTGGACGGGCATGCCTGCACGCTGCACTGGACGAGCCAGGCTGCGTTCAGCGAAGCCTTTCCCCATCTCGAGATGCGCCGCGACCTTTACGTCATCGACCGGCGGCGGTTCACCTCCGCAGGCGGTGTCGGCAGTCTCGACATGATGCTGGACATGATCGGCAAGGATTTCGGTGCACCGCTCGCGGCGGGCGTGGCCGAATGGTACGTGCACAGCCCGCTGCGCTCCAGCGTGGACCGGCGGATGATGCCGCTCAGGCTCCGCACCGGGATCCGCAATGAGCTCGTGCTCTCGGCGGTCGCCATCATGGAGGACGCGGTCGAGGACAACCTCACCATGGCGCAGCTCGCAGACAGGCTGAAGGTCTCGCCCGACAAGCTGCAGCGCGCGTTCCAGCAGGAGCTGAGAACGGCGCCGAGCGCCTATTACCGGCGCCTCCGCCTCAAGCGGGCGGCGGACTTGCTGGCGCACTCGACGCTGCAGATCGGAGAGATCGCGCTCTGCTGCGGGTTCTGGAACGCCTCGAGCTTCTCGCGGGCGTTCAAGGAGCAGTTCGGCTGCTCGCCCGCCCGGACCAGGGGAGCCCGGGCCGCTGAGTGA
- a CDS encoding isochorismatase family protein, giving the protein MRRPLSIDPARTAGLFIDLQEEHRQDPRYLVAGFESVLRNVRRLQEAERRNGVLLCHCSYVVDLAAEAKSFHPVMADGRSAFSAKGDPWTALCPEVAPAPGELHFVKSEASAFGSPQLAMALAERRVEWLVVAGVWTEACVDATVKDAIAAGLRVLLVKDACGSGTAAMHQTGVLNLANRLYGGAVTDTDGACRLLDGETVEVWQVEGSVPLRFTFETAEPLYRSL; this is encoded by the coding sequence ATGAGGCGCCCGCTCTCGATCGACCCAGCCAGGACCGCGGGGCTGTTCATCGATCTCCAGGAGGAGCATCGACAGGATCCACGCTATCTCGTGGCGGGGTTCGAGAGCGTGCTTAGGAATGTGCGGCGGCTGCAGGAGGCGGAACGCCGCAATGGTGTCCTGCTCTGCCACTGCTCCTACGTGGTCGACCTTGCCGCCGAGGCCAAGTCGTTTCATCCGGTTATGGCGGATGGGCGCTCGGCCTTCAGCGCCAAGGGCGATCCCTGGACGGCGCTCTGCCCGGAGGTCGCGCCGGCGCCGGGCGAGCTGCATTTCGTGAAATCGGAGGCGAGTGCCTTCGGGTCCCCGCAGCTCGCCATGGCGCTGGCGGAGAGGCGGGTTGAATGGCTCGTGGTGGCGGGTGTCTGGACCGAGGCCTGTGTCGACGCCACGGTCAAGGATGCGATCGCCGCCGGCCTGCGGGTGCTGTTGGTCAAGGATGCTTGCGGCAGCGGAACGGCCGCGATGCACCAGACGGGCGTGCTCAACTTGGCGAACCGGCTCTATGGCGGCGCCGTGACGGACACGGACGGGGCGTGCCGGCTTCTCGACGGCGAGACCGTCGAGGTTTGGCAGGTCGAAGGCTCGGTGCCGCTGCGGTTCACTTTCGAGACGGCAGAACCGCTTTATCGGAGTCTTTGA
- a CDS encoding GlxA family transcriptional regulator translates to MAIKSEMFHVGVVLTPEFSLMAFASLVEPLRAANLLNGVPLYRWTHLSPDGGALRSSGGLDVLTEALPPLQSADFDMFVICGGLGDETYTSLRLRDYLRQLMRRDVIIGSVSTASFILAAAGVLDGRRCTVHWDYLDAFREAYPRLDVRNELFVIDKRVFTCAGGVAAMDAILEVIRQRQGHDFANRVSENFVYGTIRQAADSQRMTLRNRLGIAHPVMLKTVEIMEAAVETPMRLPQIALEVGVSTRQLERLFYRYFGCSPAQHYIRVRLEKARKLLRHTTMPILEIGIACGFTSASHFARAYRRHFGVVPSADRRPAPVSFGGSEKR, encoded by the coding sequence ATGGCCATCAAGAGCGAGATGTTTCATGTGGGCGTGGTGCTCACACCCGAATTCTCGCTGATGGCCTTCGCGTCCCTGGTCGAGCCGCTCCGCGCCGCAAACCTCCTGAATGGCGTGCCGCTTTACCGTTGGACCCACCTTTCCCCCGATGGCGGTGCGTTGCGCTCCAGCGGCGGCCTCGATGTACTCACCGAAGCCCTGCCACCTTTACAATCCGCCGATTTCGACATGTTCGTGATTTGCGGCGGCCTCGGCGACGAGACGTATACAAGCCTGCGGCTCCGCGACTATCTCCGTCAGCTGATGCGCCGCGACGTCATCATCGGAAGCGTCAGTACCGCGAGCTTCATTCTAGCGGCGGCCGGCGTGCTCGATGGCCGGCGCTGCACCGTCCACTGGGACTACTTGGATGCGTTTCGCGAGGCCTATCCGCGTCTCGACGTTCGCAACGAGCTGTTCGTCATCGACAAGCGTGTGTTCACCTGCGCCGGCGGCGTGGCTGCCATGGACGCGATCCTGGAGGTCATCCGCCAGCGTCAGGGGCATGATTTCGCAAATCGGGTGTCGGAGAATTTCGTCTACGGCACCATCAGGCAGGCCGCCGACAGCCAGCGCATGACCCTGCGCAACCGGCTCGGGATTGCCCATCCCGTCATGCTCAAGACGGTCGAGATCATGGAAGCGGCGGTCGAGACGCCGATGCGCCTGCCGCAGATCGCGCTCGAGGTGGGTGTATCGACGCGTCAGCTCGAACGCCTGTTCTATCGCTATTTCGGTTGCTCGCCCGCCCAGCACTACATTCGCGTGCGGCTGGAGAAGGCACGCAAGCTGCTGCGCCACACCACCATGCCGATCCTGGAGATCGGCATCGCCTGCGGCTTCACGTCAGCCTCCCATTTCGCCAGGGCCTACCGTCGCCATTTCGGCGTGGTACCGAGTGCGGACCGGAGACCTGCGCCGGTGTCGTTCGGCGGCAGTGAGAAACGGTAG
- a CDS encoding ABC transporter permease, protein MEILQFMMANIDLIGERTLQHISIVFVAVSIAVVTAVPIGIAVTQSKTAADTVLYFASMMITVPSIALFGLMIPLLSPIGHGIGYVPAVIAVILYSQLPIIRNTYTAIANVDPALREAAKGMGMSTGQRLFQIEIPLAAPVIMAGIRTAVVMNIGVTAIAAYIGAGGLGVFISRGISQSDPRQLVTGAVCVSLLAIAADLALALLQRLMTSRGIRSEVVL, encoded by the coding sequence ATGGAAATTCTGCAGTTCATGATGGCGAACATCGACCTGATCGGCGAAAGAACGCTGCAGCATATCTCCATCGTGTTCGTTGCCGTCTCGATTGCCGTCGTGACCGCCGTTCCAATCGGGATCGCGGTCACACAGTCGAAAACCGCCGCCGACACCGTGCTCTACTTCGCTTCGATGATGATCACGGTCCCCTCGATCGCACTGTTCGGGCTGATGATCCCCCTGCTGTCGCCGATCGGCCATGGCATCGGTTATGTGCCCGCAGTGATCGCGGTGATCCTCTACTCTCAGCTCCCCATCATCCGCAACACCTACACCGCAATCGCCAATGTCGATCCGGCACTGAGAGAGGCCGCGAAGGGCATGGGCATGAGCACGGGGCAGCGGCTTTTCCAGATCGAGATCCCGCTGGCAGCCCCGGTGATCATGGCCGGCATCCGCACGGCCGTCGTGATGAATATCGGTGTGACCGCCATCGCCGCCTATATCGGCGCGGGTGGGCTCGGCGTGTTCATCTCGCGCGGCATCAGCCAGTCGGATCCTCGCCAGCTCGTGACCGGGGCGGTGTGCGTCTCGCTGCTCGCCATTGCAGCTGACCTCGCCTTGGCGCTCCTTCAGCGCCTCATGACGTCGCGAGGCATCCGCAGCGAGGTCGTGCTGTGA
- a CDS encoding M24 family metallopeptidase, producing the protein MSIVVFDPDKVEDVDFSDRMRHPAAADPAGGMWLSDTEPSFIDADALRKGRLKKLRDWMAEAGYGAVVLFDPYNQRYATGSRNMFGYFLRNSTRYFFIPTEGPIVLFEYPQSYHVSMVLDTIDEARPSKLVWSSVSGRDDETAGPFAEEIIDLLKTHGGGSMKLGMDRCSHIQALALEKRGAVVKDCQAEILAVRAVKTPEEIKCLQVSMAGAEAAVAAVREAIKPGVSENELFAIMYHEVIRQGGEFIETRLLSSGQRTNPWFNEASGRKIRPGELVALDTDTIGCYGYFSDFSRTFRCGPGKPTEYQKLLYRMAYDQVQHNIAIVKPGMAFREIAEKAWKIPDRFVDQRYTSVMHGVGMHGETPFIAHAMDYETYGRDGILLPGMVVSVESYIGEKGGREGVKLEDEILITETGTELLSRFPYEDEFLNGQV; encoded by the coding sequence ATGAGCATTGTGGTTTTTGATCCGGACAAGGTTGAGGACGTCGATTTCTCGGACCGCATGCGCCATCCGGCCGCAGCCGATCCGGCCGGTGGCATGTGGCTGTCGGACACGGAGCCGTCCTTCATCGACGCGGATGCGCTGCGCAAAGGCAGGCTGAAGAAGCTGCGCGACTGGATGGCGGAGGCGGGCTACGGCGCCGTGGTCCTGTTCGATCCGTATAACCAGCGCTATGCGACCGGCTCGCGCAACATGTTCGGCTATTTCTTACGGAACTCCACGCGCTACTTCTTCATCCCGACCGAGGGGCCGATCGTGCTCTTCGAGTACCCGCAGAGCTATCACGTCTCCATGGTGCTCGACACGATAGACGAGGCACGTCCCTCAAAGCTCGTGTGGTCTTCGGTCTCCGGTCGCGATGACGAAACCGCCGGGCCGTTCGCCGAGGAAATCATCGATCTCCTGAAGACCCATGGCGGTGGGTCGATGAAGCTGGGCATGGATCGCTGCAGCCATATTCAGGCACTGGCGCTGGAGAAGCGCGGCGCCGTCGTGAAGGACTGCCAGGCCGAGATTCTTGCCGTGCGTGCGGTGAAGACCCCCGAGGAAATCAAGTGCCTGCAGGTGTCCATGGCCGGCGCCGAGGCCGCGGTGGCGGCGGTGCGCGAGGCGATCAAGCCGGGCGTTTCCGAGAACGAGCTGTTCGCCATCATGTATCATGAGGTCATCCGCCAGGGCGGCGAGTTCATTGAGACGCGGCTCCTCTCATCGGGACAGCGCACCAACCCGTGGTTCAACGAGGCGAGCGGGCGCAAGATCAGGCCCGGCGAGCTGGTCGCGCTCGATACGGACACGATCGGATGCTACGGCTATTTCTCGGATTTCTCCCGCACGTTCCGCTGCGGTCCGGGCAAGCCGACGGAATATCAGAAATTGCTGTACCGGATGGCCTACGACCAGGTGCAGCACAATATCGCCATCGTGAAGCCGGGAATGGCTTTCCGCGAGATCGCCGAGAAGGCCTGGAAGATCCCGGACCGGTTCGTCGACCAGCGCTACACCTCCGTCATGCACGGTGTGGGCATGCATGGCGAAACGCCCTTCATCGCGCATGCCATGGATTACGAGACCTATGGACGCGATGGGATCCTGCTCCCCGGCATGGTGGTGAGCGTCGAGAGCTATATCGGCGAGAAGGGCGGCCGCGAGGGCGTGAAGCTCGAGGACGAGATCCTGATCACGGAGACCGGCACGGAGCTCCTGTCCCGCTTCCCTTACGAGGACGAATTTCTGAACGGGCAGGTGTAA
- a CDS encoding ABC transporter ATP-binding protein produces MIRLQHLRKVFPTRDGEITAVDDVSLELPAGEICVLLGPSGCGKTTTMKMINRLVQPTSGKIFIDGRDTASVDPIQLRRTIGYVIQQVGLFPNKTVADNICTVPDLLGWDRNKARARAGELLELVGMEPAIFMNRYPRELSGGQQQRVGVLRALAADPPVMLMDEPFGAIDPINREVIQDEFLRMQQTLRKTIIFVSHDLDEAVKMADKIAIFRAGRLEQFASPERLLARPATGFVESFLGSDRALKQLRLVRVADAMVTGDGVTQAGDVARARDIMQRSGLPAAILVDGEGRPAAYVQHGALEPQPVRATVPVSADLRSAVSLMFAQDMTVLPCVDDGGLLKGVLTHRSIVDSLARSRSAS; encoded by the coding sequence GTGATCCGGCTCCAGCATCTCAGGAAGGTCTTTCCGACGCGCGACGGCGAAATCACCGCGGTGGACGATGTCAGCCTCGAACTCCCGGCGGGCGAGATCTGCGTGCTTCTCGGCCCCTCGGGCTGCGGCAAGACGACCACCATGAAGATGATCAACCGCCTGGTGCAGCCGACCAGCGGCAAGATCTTCATAGACGGCCGCGACACGGCCTCGGTGGACCCGATCCAGCTCAGGCGGACCATTGGCTACGTCATCCAGCAGGTCGGCTTGTTTCCCAACAAGACGGTGGCCGACAACATCTGCACCGTCCCGGACCTGCTGGGCTGGGACAGGAACAAGGCGCGGGCGCGGGCGGGCGAGCTCCTGGAGCTGGTCGGCATGGAGCCGGCGATCTTCATGAACCGCTATCCCCGCGAGCTGTCCGGCGGCCAGCAGCAGCGGGTGGGCGTGCTGCGGGCGCTTGCCGCCGACCCGCCCGTGATGCTCATGGACGAGCCTTTCGGCGCCATCGATCCGATCAATCGCGAGGTGATCCAGGATGAGTTCCTGCGCATGCAGCAGACGCTGCGCAAGACCATCATCTTCGTCTCACACGACCTCGACGAAGCGGTGAAGATGGCCGACAAGATCGCCATTTTCCGGGCCGGCAGGCTTGAGCAGTTCGCGAGCCCCGAGCGCCTGCTCGCCAGGCCGGCCACCGGCTTCGTCGAAAGCTTCCTGGGCAGCGATCGGGCGCTCAAGCAGCTGCGGCTGGTGCGCGTGGCGGACGCCATGGTGACCGGCGATGGCGTGACCCAGGCCGGGGACGTCGCGCGGGCCCGGGACATCATGCAGCGATCCGGCCTGCCGGCCGCCATCCTTGTCGACGGCGAAGGCCGCCCGGCCGCTTATGTCCAGCACGGAGCGCTCGAGCCTCAGCCGGTGCGAGCGACGGTGCCGGTCTCGGCCGACCTGCGCAGCGCCGTTTCCCTGATGTTCGCGCAAGACATGACGGTGCTGCCCTGTGTCGACGACGGGGGGTTGCTCAAGGGCGTCCTGACCCATCGTTCGATCGTCGACAGCCTCGCTCGCTCGAGGTCCGCGTCATGA
- a CDS encoding NAD(P)/FAD-dependent oxidoreductase gives MALPSHVKYVVIGAGIHGLSSAWHLAQTLRRQGRGGGRDVLVIDKTAIGAGASGIACGVIRNNYFQPAMRRLMAHSVSVWEQDPKGFSYHPVGYMQISPEAMHADVATIAQQQKEIGYPSVFIEGEKDAMTYMKGIFEDWQAKGVTSVLHEKKGGYANNLASLYGLAGKAEAEDVRILTGVAVTGFEKDGSGAVTRVVTDRGTIECDMVIVGAGPWVRQIWAMLELPSEITIKGRDGTMHNAPMWTFWSLQEGTLGVDPSLQRTNDGKMAPVIHVDTDAPLYSDVDGSLITDQMWGLYYKPDFNFGGIQGGAMPLKVKAEPDQVKIDPYGPKSPDFVVGDDFAHMWCSALAFCQKRFEGKMPAYKKEPSGGIGSFTADSFPVFDRFCENVYVIADSNHGYKMIGVGKLVAEDICGNPSDILEPFRFSRFAQGKLHPTSNSPFPWS, from the coding sequence ATGGCTCTCCCCTCCCATGTGAAATATGTGGTCATCGGCGCTGGCATCCACGGCCTGAGCTCCGCCTGGCATCTTGCGCAAACTTTGCGACGGCAAGGGCGTGGCGGCGGCAGGGATGTGCTGGTCATCGACAAGACTGCGATCGGCGCCGGCGCCTCGGGTATCGCCTGCGGCGTCATCCGCAACAACTATTTCCAGCCGGCGATGCGGCGCCTCATGGCACACAGCGTATCGGTGTGGGAGCAGGATCCGAAGGGCTTCAGCTATCATCCGGTGGGCTACATGCAGATCAGCCCCGAGGCCATGCACGCGGACGTCGCCACCATCGCCCAGCAACAGAAGGAGATCGGCTACCCGTCCGTCTTCATCGAGGGCGAGAAAGACGCGATGACCTATATGAAGGGCATTTTCGAGGATTGGCAGGCGAAGGGAGTAACCTCGGTTCTGCATGAGAAGAAGGGCGGATACGCCAACAATCTCGCCTCTCTCTACGGGCTTGCCGGGAAGGCCGAGGCGGAAGATGTGCGCATTCTCACCGGGGTCGCGGTGACCGGGTTCGAGAAGGACGGCTCCGGCGCCGTGACCCGGGTCGTCACCGATCGGGGCACGATCGAATGCGATATGGTGATCGTGGGCGCGGGGCCTTGGGTCCGACAGATCTGGGCGATGCTGGAGCTGCCCTCCGAGATCACGATAAAGGGCCGGGACGGCACCATGCACAACGCGCCGATGTGGACGTTCTGGTCGCTCCAGGAAGGGACCCTCGGGGTTGACCCCAGCCTGCAGCGAACCAATGACGGCAAGATGGCGCCGGTCATTCATGTAGACACGGACGCGCCGCTCTATTCCGATGTGGACGGCTCGCTCATCACCGATCAGATGTGGGGGCTCTACTACAAGCCAGACTTCAATTTCGGCGGCATCCAGGGCGGGGCCATGCCGCTCAAGGTGAAGGCCGAGCCGGACCAGGTCAAGATCGACCCTTACGGGCCGAAGTCACCGGACTTCGTCGTCGGCGATGACTTCGCCCACATGTGGTGCTCGGCGCTGGCTTTCTGCCAGAAGCGTTTCGAAGGCAAGATGCCGGCCTATAAGAAAGAGCCATCGGGCGGGATCGGCAGCTTCACCGCCGACAGCTTTCCGGTGTTCGACCGCTTCTGCGAGAATGTGTATGTGATTGCCGATTCCAATCACGGCTACAAGATGATCGGGGTCGGCAAGCTGGTGGCGGAGGATATCTGCGGAAACCCGAGCGATATCCTGGAGCCGTTCCGTTTCTCCCGTTTCGCCCAAGGCAAGCTTCATCCGACGTCAAACAGCCCGTTTCCTTGGAGCTGA